In Embleya scabrispora, the DNA window TCGGCCACCCCCACCTCGACCGTCTCGATCGGGAGCCGGGCCCGCACCCGACCGTCGGGCCGCGGCTCCCCCGCGCTCGCCTCCACGACGTCGGCGACGTGCGCGCCGAACATGGGCCGCACCAGCCGCCGCGCGTCCTCGGTCAGCAACACCTCGGTGTCGATGGGGCGCAACTGCTCGGCGAACTCCCGCGACCAGTCCTCCCAGTAGGCCGCCAGATCGAAGTCCGGATCACGCTCGAACACCTCGTCGAGCACGTGCAGCTCCTCGATCCGCACCACCCGATAGGTGCGGTCGCGACGCTCCCCCGCCCCGGCGATGCGCGCCACCAGGTACCACTGCCCCGCCTTGAGCACGAGGCCGTACGGTTCCACCTCGCGGGTGACCTCGCCGGCCCAGCGCCGGTAGTGCACCCGGATCCGCCGGTCGGTCCACACCGCGCCCGCGATCCGGGACAGCTCGGGCGAGCGGTCCGCCTCCCGGTACCACCCCGGCGCGTCCAGGTGGAAGCGCGGTCGGGCCCGCTCGATGCGCTCGCGCAGTTCGGCGGGCAGTCCGGCCCGAACCTTGAGCTGCGCGGACGCGACCACCGCGCCCAGACCCAGTTCCGCCGCCGGGCCCGGCAGCCCGGCCAGGGACAGTGCGTC includes these proteins:
- a CDS encoding helix-turn-helix transcriptional regulator is translated as MRASRLLTILLTLQNRGLVTATELAEQLEVSVRTVYRDVEALAAAGVPVLAERGPAGGYRLLEGFRTRINGLTNDEADALSLAGLPGPAAELGLGAVVASAQLKVRAGLPAELRERIERARPRFHLDAPGWYREADRSPELSRIAGAVWTDRRIRVHYRRWAGEVTREVEPYGLVLKAGQWYLVARIAGAGERRDRTYRVVRIEELHVLDEVFERDPDFDLAAYWEDWSREFAEQLRPIDTEVLLTEDARRLVRPMFGAHVADVVEASAGEPRPDGRVRARLPIETVEVGVAELLRLGPGVEVLGPPELRAAIAATARATAARYG